One genomic segment of bacterium includes these proteins:
- a CDS encoding T9SS type A sorting domain-containing protein, whose protein sequence is MVKSKIFITLMILWTATNFAQWFVLDAGTDEKLHSVFFVDENNGWVAGKNIILKTSDSGNDWTQIQIAGNNNSIHFINNNVGWVCSSDGNILKTTDGGYNWNLKHSESGKELTSLTFYDENFGIVSGYNRTILITTDGGENWENVLPESYDHLLKTFIYSPNQMYVIGGNGLVYRSSDNGESWDSLNVGMPNALYGISFISSTTGFAFGCCGAYFKTTDGGDTWQNHNYITPGDIIYSSDFVDENTGWAVGELGWLLKTTDSGETWYQNGPQIQAEFRSVFFVNEEIGFVVGSNGTILKTVNGGGSSTSVSENGDLTPVAFRLNQNYPNPFNPNTVIGYQLLMSSNVSLKVYNLLGNEVAILVNEYKPAGSYEFEYDASALASGIYYYQLITESFSETKKMVLMK, encoded by the coding sequence ATGGTCAAATCAAAAATATTTATCACTTTAATGATCCTCTGGACTGCTACTAATTTTGCTCAATGGTTTGTACTTGATGCAGGAACAGATGAAAAACTGCACTCGGTATTCTTTGTAGATGAAAACAACGGTTGGGTAGCAGGGAAGAATATTATTTTAAAAACCTCTGATAGTGGAAACGACTGGACTCAAATCCAAATTGCTGGAAATAATAACTCAATTCATTTCATTAATAATAATGTAGGATGGGTTTGTAGTAGTGATGGAAATATATTGAAAACTACTGACGGGGGATATAACTGGAATTTGAAACATAGTGAATCGGGTAAAGAACTTACCTCACTTACTTTTTATGACGAAAATTTTGGAATAGTTTCGGGCTATAATCGTACAATCCTCATTACAACAGACGGTGGTGAAAATTGGGAAAATGTTTTGCCAGAGAGCTATGATCATTTATTAAAAACTTTTATCTACTCTCCGAATCAAATGTATGTAATTGGCGGCAATGGATTAGTTTATCGCAGTTCCGATAATGGAGAAAGTTGGGATTCATTAAATGTTGGCATGCCAAATGCATTGTATGGAATTTCTTTTATCAGTTCAACAACCGGTTTTGCATTTGGCTGTTGTGGTGCTTATTTCAAAACTACAGACGGCGGTGATACCTGGCAGAACCACAATTATATTACTCCCGGCGACATAATTTATTCAAGCGATTTCGTGGATGAGAACACTGGCTGGGCAGTTGGTGAACTCGGCTGGCTTTTAAAGACAACTGACAGCGGAGAAACATGGTATCAAAATGGTCCGCAAATACAAGCGGAATTCAGATCAGTATTTTTTGTGAACGAAGAAATTGGTTTTGTCGTTGGTTCAAACGGAACAATTTTGAAAACAGTCAATGGCGGCGGATCATCGACGAGTGTTTCTGAGAATGGAGATTTAACTCCTGTTGCTTTTCGATTAAATCAAAATTATCCGAATCCATTTAATCCCAATACGGTAATAGGTTATCAGTTGCTGATGAGCAGTAATGTGTCTTTGAAAGTGTATAATTTGCTTGGTAATGAAGTTGCAATTCTGGTTAATGAATACAAACCAGCAGGCAGTTACGAATTTGAATACGACGCATCAGCACTTGCAAGCGGAATTTATTATTATCAGCTGATTACAGAATCCTTCAGTGAAACTAAAAAAATGGTCCTGATGAAATAA
- a CDS encoding amidase, translating into MHKILILLTFLILTSINSIIFPQTISKENIENAEKIIGLEFTDAERDSMQTTLNEQLVNYESIHKFNLENSIPPAILFNPIPVDFKFPEEQSPIKLSDYSYAKLPEDERDLAFYSIGELAELIRTKQITSTELTKFFLNRLKKYDPELHCVISLTEERALKQAKLLDDEIAEGKYRGMLHGIPFGAKDLLATREYRTTWGSVPYKDQIINKDATVIQKLEEAGAVLCAKLTMGELAWGDVWFGGMTRNPWDTTKGSSGSSAGSASAVSAGLLPFAIGTETWGSIVSPSTVCGTTGLRPTYGRVSRAGAMALSWSMDKIGPICRTTEDLVIVFDAIIGPDGTDQTLYDILFNYEPEMDFSKLKIGYLKNDFEKQYDFHSQDSVTLAKLKELGAELIPIELPEIPLNDLSIILSAEAGAAFDELTRSNRDDLLVRQIKNAWPNVFRASRFIPAVEYINANRIRFLLIQQMQELMEKIDLYVAPSWEGDNLLLTNLTGHPCVVLPNGFSENGTPTSITFIGRLFDEGRLIAFAKKYQDATDFHKKHPENFLK; encoded by the coding sequence ATGCACAAAATATTAATACTCCTTACTTTTTTGATTCTCACTTCTATAAATTCAATAATCTTCCCACAAACGATATCGAAAGAAAATATTGAAAATGCTGAAAAGATAATCGGACTTGAGTTTACTGATGCTGAGAGAGACTCTATGCAAACCACATTAAATGAACAATTAGTGAATTATGAAAGCATTCACAAATTTAATCTTGAAAACAGCATTCCGCCTGCAATACTATTTAATCCGATTCCTGTGGATTTCAAATTTCCTGAAGAGCAATCACCTATAAAGTTGAGCGATTATTCATATGCTAAATTGCCCGAAGATGAACGTGATCTTGCATTTTACTCAATCGGTGAACTTGCCGAGTTGATCAGGACAAAACAAATTACCTCGACCGAGCTAACAAAATTTTTTCTTAATCGACTAAAGAAATATGATCCCGAGCTTCATTGTGTAATTTCTTTAACTGAAGAAAGAGCACTAAAGCAAGCAAAATTATTGGACGATGAAATTGCTGAAGGTAAATACCGCGGAATGCTTCACGGAATTCCATTCGGTGCAAAAGATCTTTTAGCAACAAGAGAATATAGAACTACCTGGGGATCTGTTCCATATAAAGACCAAATAATAAATAAAGATGCAACGGTAATACAAAAACTTGAAGAGGCAGGTGCGGTTCTTTGTGCAAAGTTAACAATGGGTGAACTCGCATGGGGTGATGTCTGGTTCGGCGGTATGACCAGAAATCCCTGGGATACAACAAAAGGTTCAAGCGGTTCATCAGCTGGTTCTGCTTCGGCTGTTTCTGCCGGGCTTCTCCCCTTTGCTATTGGAACTGAAACCTGGGGATCAATTGTATCTCCATCAACAGTGTGCGGAACAACTGGTCTTCGTCCAACTTACGGAAGAGTCAGCCGAGCAGGTGCTATGGCTTTAAGCTGGAGTATGGACAAGATTGGACCGATTTGTAGAACTACTGAAGACCTTGTGATTGTGTTCGATGCAATTATTGGTCCTGATGGTACTGATCAAACTTTATACGATATTCTTTTCAATTACGAACCGGAAATGGATTTCAGCAAATTAAAAATCGGTTATTTAAAGAATGATTTTGAAAAGCAATACGATTTTCATTCACAGGATTCTGTTACACTTGCAAAGCTAAAAGAACTTGGTGCTGAATTGATTCCAATTGAACTGCCTGAAATTCCTCTAAATGATCTTTCAATTATTCTTTCAGCAGAAGCAGGTGCCGCTTTTGATGAACTTACCCGCAGCAACAGGGATGATCTTTTAGTAAGACAAATAAAAAATGCCTGGCCAAATGTTTTTAGGGCTTCACGATTCATTCCTGCCGTTGAATACATCAATGCAAACAGAATCCGTTTTCTTCTCATACAGCAAATGCAGGAACTTATGGAAAAAATCGATTTATATGTTGCCCCATCCTGGGAAGGTGATAATCTACTACTCACAAATTTGACAGGACATCCCTGTGTTGTATTGCCAAATGGGTTTTCAGAAAATGGAACCCCCACAAGCATTACCTTCATTGGAAGATTATTTGATGAAGGCAGATTAATTGCATTCGCAAAAAAATATCAGGATGCAACAGACTTTCATAAAAAGCATCCGGAAAATTTTCTTAAATAA
- a CDS encoding MFS transporter, with the protein MLPEFVQQTLRALRHKNYRLFFTGQSISLIGTWMQQVALGWLVYRLTDSAFLLGLVGFSSQIPTFILASIAGVLADRYSKHKIIIATQILAMIQASILAYLTLSDTIQIWHILLLSLFSGLINAFDMPTRQSFVIEMVDDRNDLPNAIALNSSVFNAARLVGPTLAGLLITVVGEGICFLVNAISYITVIVSLLLMNIQPQINNQQNGKVLEGLKEGIKYAYNFKPIRTLLLLIGLVSLTGMPYTVLMPVFARDILHGDAHTLGFLFGAVGFGAFTGAIYLASRKTVLGLARWIAATTSIFSLGLLFFSFSRNVYLSIGLMYFTGFGMMMQMASTNTLLQTLVDDDKRGRVMSLYVMAFMGTAPFGSFMAGTLASTIGAPFTILSSGIICLTGALVYYKNLPSLRKSIRPIYIQKGILPEVSKGLQSSTHLKMPPN; encoded by the coding sequence ATGCTTCCCGAATTTGTTCAGCAGACGTTAAGAGCACTGCGTCATAAAAACTACAGACTTTTTTTTACCGGTCAGAGTATTTCGCTCATCGGTACGTGGATGCAGCAGGTTGCGCTCGGATGGCTTGTTTACCGCTTGACTGATTCTGCGTTTCTTCTGGGGCTTGTTGGATTTTCATCTCAGATACCAACGTTTATTCTGGCTTCTATCGCGGGTGTTTTGGCTGATAGGTACAGCAAACACAAAATAATTATTGCAACACAAATTCTTGCAATGATTCAGGCATCAATTCTTGCTTATCTTACTTTGTCTGACACTATTCAGATATGGCATATTCTACTTCTCAGTTTATTCTCCGGTTTGATAAATGCTTTTGATATGCCGACAAGACAGAGTTTTGTAATTGAAATGGTTGATGACAGAAATGATTTACCGAATGCGATAGCACTGAACTCATCTGTTTTTAATGCAGCCCGGTTAGTCGGACCAACATTAGCAGGTTTATTGATTACTGTTGTCGGCGAAGGGATTTGTTTTTTGGTGAATGCGATTAGCTATATTACAGTTATAGTTTCCTTATTGCTGATGAACATTCAGCCGCAAATTAATAACCAGCAGAATGGTAAGGTGCTTGAAGGATTGAAAGAAGGAATTAAGTACGCATATAACTTCAAACCGATCCGAACACTATTATTATTAATTGGATTGGTTAGTCTTACAGGAATGCCCTACACAGTTTTGATGCCAGTTTTTGCGCGTGATATTTTACATGGAGATGCTCATACGCTTGGTTTCCTTTTTGGTGCGGTTGGATTTGGAGCTTTTACGGGTGCGATTTATCTTGCTTCAAGAAAAACAGTTTTAGGACTTGCGAGATGGATTGCAGCCACAACAAGTATTTTTTCGCTCGGACTTTTATTCTTTTCTTTCTCAAGAAATGTTTATCTGTCAATTGGGCTAATGTATTTTACAGGTTTTGGAATGATGATGCAGATGGCATCCACAAACACTTTACTTCAAACTCTCGTTGATGATGATAAGCGCGGAAGAGTGATGAGTCTTTATGTTATGGCATTTATGGGAACCGCACCTTTCGGAAGTTTTATGGCCGGAACTCTGGCGAGCACTATCGGTGCGCCGTTTACAATTTTATCGAGTGGAATAATTTGTCTTACAGGAGCTTTGGTTTATTATAAAAATTTACCATCGTTAAGAAAAAGCATAAGACCAATTTACATCCAGAAAGGAATTCTGCCGGAAGTATCCAAAGGATTGCAATCATCCACTCATTTGAAAATGCCGCCGAATTGA
- a CDS encoding SpoIIE family protein phosphatase, translating into MTGLNIPSIKNHLIERRGRLQENIKYVPDASKLYNLLQQVDAALERIDNGSYGLCEVCHDPVEPERLLADPLLTVCLDHLSHPQRKALEQDLELAIKIQRNLLPQNNLKANGWEICYHYSPAGTVSGDFCDLIKTNDDSLLFALGDVSGKGISASLMMSHLNALIRSLLSFNLPVNEIVTRSNRLFCESTMFTHYATMVFGKANQNGNIELCVAGHNPPLVIRKDEIISLNATGVPVGLFNQSEYELINFNMHSGDTLVLYTDGLTEASFNETEYGDERLKNQLIHSAEQSPQNIINKILTDQKQFLNNSSSFDDVTIMVIKKD; encoded by the coding sequence ATGACTGGCTTAAACATACCATCGATAAAAAATCATTTAATTGAGAGAAGAGGAAGACTTCAGGAAAACATAAAATATGTTCCTGACGCATCAAAACTTTATAATCTTCTTCAACAAGTTGATGCTGCACTCGAGAGAATTGATAACGGGTCCTATGGTCTTTGCGAAGTGTGTCACGATCCGGTTGAACCTGAAAGACTGCTTGCTGATCCATTATTAACTGTTTGTCTTGATCATCTCAGTCATCCTCAGCGCAAGGCACTTGAGCAGGATCTCGAGCTGGCAATAAAAATTCAGCGTAATCTTCTTCCGCAGAATAACCTGAAAGCAAACGGATGGGAGATTTGTTATCACTACAGTCCCGCAGGAACGGTCAGCGGTGATTTTTGTGATCTTATAAAGACAAATGATGACTCATTGCTATTTGCACTTGGTGATGTTTCAGGAAAAGGAATTTCAGCATCGCTGATGATGTCACACCTTAATGCATTAATCAGAAGTCTGCTTTCTTTCAATCTTCCGGTAAATGAAATTGTTACACGTTCTAACAGATTATTTTGTGAAAGTACGATGTTCACGCATTATGCAACGATGGTTTTCGGCAAAGCTAACCAGAATGGAAACATTGAATTGTGTGTTGCGGGTCATAATCCACCGCTTGTCATCCGAAAAGACGAAATTATTTCACTGAATGCAACTGGTGTTCCTGTTGGTTTATTTAACCAGTCTGAATATGAGCTCATAAATTTTAATATGCATTCAGGTGATACTCTTGTTTTATATACTGACGGGCTTACTGAAGCATCCTTCAATGAAACGGAGTATGGAGATGAAAGATTGAAGAATCAACTGATCCATTCGGCTGAACAATCTCCACAAAATATTATCAACAAAATTCTAACTGATCAGAAACAATTTCTGAATAATTCATCTTCTTTTGATGATGTTACAATTATGGTAATAAAAAAAGATTAG
- a CDS encoding GNAT family N-acetyltransferase has translation MNIKFKTAKPTSKEVTLLSDELHNELEQFYGKGVIESFYEENKEMLVFFVAYNERDSAVACGALKHFDETTAEIKRMYVKKDSRGLGISKSILTKLEQHAKELHYQRLILETGLKQPEAMNLYRTFGYTPIKCYGSHADDPDSRCFEKIIN, from the coding sequence ATGAATATCAAATTCAAAACTGCAAAACCCACATCGAAGGAGGTAACACTTCTTTCGGATGAACTGCATAATGAGCTCGAACAATTTTATGGAAAAGGAGTAATTGAAAGCTTTTATGAAGAAAACAAAGAAATGCTGGTTTTTTTCGTGGCTTACAATGAAAGAGACTCTGCTGTTGCCTGTGGTGCACTAAAGCATTTCGATGAGACAACAGCCGAAATAAAAAGAATGTATGTAAAAAAAGATTCCCGCGGCCTGGGAATTTCGAAGTCCATATTGACCAAACTTGAGCAACATGCTAAAGAGCTTCATTATCAAAGATTAATTCTTGAAACAGGTTTAAAGCAGCCTGAAGCTATGAATCTTTACAGAACCTTCGGTTACACCCCGATTAAATGTTATGGTAGCCACGCCGATGATCCGGACAGCAGATGCTTTGAGAAAATTATTAATTAA
- a CDS encoding aspartate/glutamate racemase family protein, which translates to MKTIGLIGGTGWTSTLEYYRIINQETNRRLGGLNSAKIIMTSFNYAEIDKLNKSDDHAGVYKLVLESANKLKKCSVDCLVLCANTLHQYVEALEKEINVPVVHIADATAREIKKDNISTIGLLGTRFTMEMDFYTKRLKEQGIESIIPEKPEREFIHNAIMSELLIEIFKDETKEKFLRIIDELEQNGAQGIVLGCTEIPLLIKQEDIRLPVFNTLEIHAKAAVDFALN; encoded by the coding sequence ATGAAAACAATCGGTTTGATCGGTGGAACAGGCTGGACTTCAACTCTCGAATATTACCGTATAATCAACCAGGAAACTAACAGAAGACTTGGTGGTTTAAATTCAGCAAAGATAATTATGACATCGTTTAATTATGCTGAAATCGATAAGTTGAACAAATCTGATGATCATGCTGGAGTCTATAAACTGGTCCTTGAATCTGCAAATAAACTCAAAAAATGTTCCGTTGATTGCCTTGTACTATGTGCAAATACTTTGCATCAATATGTGGAAGCTTTAGAAAAAGAAATTAATGTGCCGGTAGTTCATATCGCCGATGCAACTGCAAGAGAAATAAAAAAGGATAACATTTCCACAATCGGATTGCTTGGAACCAGATTTACAATGGAAATGGATTTTTATACCAAGCGTCTGAAAGAACAAGGAATAGAAAGTATAATCCCTGAAAAACCGGAGCGGGAATTTATTCATAATGCAATAATGAGTGAGCTCCTGATAGAAATTTTCAAGGATGAAACAAAAGAAAAATTTCTACGGATAATTGATGAGCTTGAACAAAATGGAGCTCAGGGAATTGTTTTGGGTTGTACCGAAATTCCGCTTTTAATTAAACAAGAAGATATTCGACTGCCAGTTTTTAATACTCTTGAAATCCATGCAAAAGCCGCAGTCGATTTTGCACTAAATTGA
- a CDS encoding aldo/keto reductase, giving the protein MKYRKLGKSNIEVSEISLGCWTMGGLNWVNGDPNGWANVDEREVAEAINYAIDHGVNHFDNADVYGNGRAERMLARILGNRTNNFIIATKIGWFPGTAANAYEPSHIRHQCEQSLINLKRDYIDLYYFHHGWFGDKGEYLDDAVEVMYKLKEEGKIRLIGQSAYSHKDFVKLIPKVKPDVLQSFANPVERAFIDDGNPTRKLMEENQISFVAFRPLYEGLLLDKYKKENPPQFENGDHRKGLSRFSYENLVKLEVQLSKIKARFGASTEELARVAQQYLLHYKFVGAVIPGFRNLHQVKVNLSAMDKPLTNDEFDFIKSVFAE; this is encoded by the coding sequence ATGAAATACAGAAAACTAGGAAAATCAAATATTGAAGTTTCAGAAATATCTCTCGGCTGCTGGACGATGGGCGGACTTAATTGGGTTAACGGCGATCCAAATGGCTGGGCAAATGTGGATGAAAGAGAAGTTGCCGAAGCAATAAATTATGCGATCGATCACGGAGTTAATCACTTCGACAATGCAGATGTTTATGGAAACGGTCGCGCGGAAAGAATGCTCGCAAGAATTCTAGGTAACAGAACAAATAATTTTATAATCGCTACAAAAATCGGGTGGTTCCCGGGAACAGCAGCAAACGCTTACGAACCGTCACATATCCGTCATCAATGTGAGCAATCGCTCATCAATCTGAAAAGAGATTATATTGATCTTTACTATTTCCATCATGGATGGTTTGGCGACAAAGGTGAATATCTTGATGATGCAGTTGAAGTAATGTACAAACTTAAAGAAGAAGGAAAGATCAGACTAATAGGACAATCAGCTTATTCACACAAAGATTTTGTTAAATTAATTCCAAAAGTGAAGCCGGATGTGCTACAAAGTTTTGCTAACCCTGTTGAAAGAGCTTTCATCGATGATGGAAATCCAACAAGAAAATTGATGGAAGAAAATCAGATTTCTTTTGTCGCATTCAGACCTTTGTATGAAGGGTTGCTTCTCGATAAATACAAAAAAGAAAATCCGCCGCAGTTTGAAAATGGAGACCACAGGAAAGGATTATCAAGATTCTCATATGAAAATCTCGTAAAGCTTGAAGTTCAGTTGAGCAAGATAAAAGCAAGATTTGGTGCTTCAACTGAAGAACTGGCAAGAGTTGCCCAGCAGTATTTGCTACATTATAAATTTGTTGGTGCTGTAATTCCCGGCTTCAGAAACCTTCATCAAGTAAAAGTTAATTTGTCAGCGATGGATAAGCCATTAACTAATGATGAGTTTGATTTTATAAAAAGTGTTTTTGCGGAATAA
- a CDS encoding MOSC domain-containing protein, with translation MLTLTEINIYPIKSLGGISLQSAEVEERGLKYDRRWVLVDEMNTFFTQRDFPEMALIKVSVLEDGLQLQHKDKLTETLLVPFNFDHSKKDKVVIWDDTVTGEFYNSLIDNWFSELLGIKCHLVKMPESTKRVVDESYAKNKIVSFADGYPFMIIGQSSLDDLNSRMEKPIPMNRFRTNFVFTGGESFEEDNWGKFKIGNVIFEAVKPCARCVITTTDQETAERFKEPLLTLSKFRNFNNKVLFGMNLVCDSMGQIRVGDKIELL, from the coding sequence ATGCTTACACTTACAGAAATAAATATTTATCCCATTAAATCCCTTGGTGGAATCAGTCTGCAATCGGCTGAAGTCGAGGAAAGAGGTTTGAAATACGACCGCAGATGGGTTTTGGTTGATGAAATGAACACATTTTTTACTCAACGTGATTTCCCTGAAATGGCTTTGATAAAAGTTTCTGTTCTTGAAGACGGATTGCAACTTCAACATAAAGATAAACTGACTGAAACGCTGCTTGTACCATTTAATTTTGATCATTCAAAAAAAGATAAAGTTGTTATTTGGGATGATACTGTGACTGGAGAATTTTATAACTCACTGATTGATAATTGGTTCTCTGAATTACTTGGTATTAAATGCCATCTTGTAAAAATGCCGGAATCAACAAAACGAGTAGTTGACGAATCTTATGCAAAGAATAAAATTGTAAGCTTTGCTGATGGTTATCCTTTTATGATAATAGGTCAATCATCACTTGATGATTTAAATTCAAGAATGGAAAAACCAATTCCAATGAACAGGTTTCGCACAAATTTTGTTTTTACCGGTGGAGAATCATTTGAAGAAGATAACTGGGGAAAGTTTAAAATCGGTAATGTGATTTTTGAAGCTGTTAAACCATGTGCACGATGTGTAATTACAACGACCGATCAAGAGACTGCAGAAAGATTTAAAGAACCGCTTTTAACATTATCAAAGTTCAGAAATTTTAATAATAAGGTTCTGTTCGGGATGAATTTGGTCTGCGATTCGATGGGACAGATTAGAGTTGGAGATAAAATAGAACTTTTATAA
- a CDS encoding Mut7-C ubiquitin/RNAse domain-containing protein: MHKVYLRFYEELNEFLPEAKRKKRFTHNYIDRTSVKDLIESLGVPHTEVDLILINDKSVNFKYLINDGDDISVYPVFESFDISEVQRLRPKPLRKPKFVADVHLGRLARYLRMIGLDVLYKNNFDDDEIVQLSSTERRAILTKDRGILKRNDVTHGYWVRSIKVEEQVKEILNRFSLHKEIKEFSRCVECNELLKPVKKELIISQLPHKVAKQQVEFYECPSCKKIYWKGTHHQKMMDFIKSIKDYDF, from the coding sequence ATGCACAAAGTTTATTTACGTTTTTACGAAGAGCTCAATGAATTTCTTCCCGAAGCAAAAAGGAAAAAACGATTCACACATAATTACATAGACAGAACTTCAGTAAAAGATTTAATAGAATCTCTAGGTGTTCCTCACACAGAAGTTGATTTGATTTTAATTAATGATAAATCAGTGAACTTCAAATATTTAATTAATGATGGTGACGATATTTCTGTTTATCCTGTGTTTGAATCATTCGACATTTCAGAAGTTCAGCGCCTTCGACCGAAGCCGCTTCGCAAACCAAAGTTCGTTGCAGATGTTCATCTTGGAAGATTGGCAAGGTATTTAAGAATGATAGGACTTGACGTTTTGTATAAAAATAATTTTGATGATGATGAGATTGTTCAATTATCATCAACAGAGAGAAGAGCAATACTTACCAAAGACAGAGGAATATTAAAGAGAAACGATGTTACTCATGGTTACTGGGTTCGAAGCATAAAAGTTGAAGAACAAGTAAAAGAAATCCTTAATCGATTCAGTCTCCATAAAGAAATAAAAGAATTTTCCCGATGTGTTGAGTGCAATGAATTATTGAAGCCCGTCAAAAAGGAATTAATAATCAGTCAGCTTCCACATAAAGTCGCCAAGCAGCAAGTTGAGTTTTATGAATGTCCTTCCTGCAAAAAAATATATTGGAAAGGAACTCATCACCAAAAAATGATGGACTTCATCAAATCAATAAAAGATTATGATTTTTAA
- a CDS encoding metallophosphoesterase has product MWIILRLLIGISILLIVEFYFVKRLNLALKHFFPKFYENKFHLIRRIYLIWVNLYPLVLLFIFTYFAITGSYLSSPENKIIDYFLIYPFWINFLLMIQCSVFFIPLDILKLLAMFVFRANRLGTNRIHSALLFLIIGFFLFYVPIRIIYDYNSVSVRTVEYKKENLVPSLENFRLVFISDIQADHFTDEKRLGNYINKINSLNPDLILISGDLITTGPDYIQLSAREVGKLKSKYGVYSCVGDHDNWAYRNDYEKSLREVKSALNYNGVEMIDNDIRIISVDSAEIAITFITATYVEDVPKTILDSLSKNNVGNFKIFLTHQPQPELIETARKNNFNLFLAGHTHGGQITLVFPFIQLTPTMIETNYIRGDFWFGDMLMIINRGLGMSLAPIRYNSTPEITLINLIRK; this is encoded by the coding sequence ATGTGGATAATCCTTCGCCTTCTGATTGGTATATCGATACTATTAATTGTAGAATTTTACTTTGTTAAACGATTAAACCTCGCCCTAAAACATTTTTTCCCGAAGTTTTATGAGAATAAGTTTCACCTGATAAGAAGAATTTATCTCATCTGGGTTAATCTCTATCCGTTGGTCTTGCTTTTTATTTTCACATACTTTGCAATCACAGGATCTTACTTAAGTTCTCCGGAAAATAAAATTATTGATTACTTTCTGATCTATCCTTTCTGGATAAACTTTCTTTTGATGATTCAATGTTCTGTGTTTTTCATACCGCTGGATATACTAAAACTGTTAGCAATGTTTGTATTCAGAGCAAACAGACTTGGCACCAACCGTATTCATTCGGCACTTTTATTTCTTATAATCGGATTCTTTTTATTCTACGTGCCGATAAGAATTATTTATGACTATAACTCCGTTTCCGTTAGAACTGTAGAATACAAAAAAGAAAATCTTGTCCCTTCTCTCGAAAACTTTAGGCTGGTATTTATTTCAGATATCCAGGCAGATCATTTTACCGATGAGAAAAGACTCGGCAATTATATCAACAAAATAAACTCGCTTAATCCGGATTTGATTTTGATTTCAGGTGATTTAATTACTACCGGTCCTGATTATATTCAACTCAGTGCCCGAGAGGTTGGAAAACTTAAATCCAAGTATGGAGTTTACTCCTGCGTTGGCGACCACGATAACTGGGCATACAGAAATGATTATGAAAAAAGTCTGCGTGAAGTAAAATCAGCTTTGAATTATAATGGTGTTGAAATGATTGATAACGACATTAGAATTATAAGTGTCGATAGTGCTGAAATTGCCATTACATTTATCACGGCTACATACGTTGAAGATGTTCCGAAAACAATTCTTGATAGCCTTTCAAAAAACAACGTTGGCAATTTCAAGATTTTCCTAACGCATCAGCCGCAGCCTGAACTTATTGAAACTGCCAGGAAAAACAATTTTAATTTATTTCTTGCAGGTCATACTCACGGTGGACAAATTACGCTTGTGTTCCCTTTTATTCAGCTTACTCCAACTATGATAGAAACTAATTATATCCGTGGGGATTTCTGGTTTGGAGACATGTTGATGATCATTAACAGAGGATTAGGAATGTCGTTGGCTCCAATAAGATATAATTCTACTCCGGAAATAACTTTAATTAACTTAATTAGAAAATAA